The Oryza glaberrima chromosome 9, OglaRS2, whole genome shotgun sequence genome includes a window with the following:
- the LOC127784933 gene encoding vacuolar protein sorting-associated protein 22 homolog 1-like, producing the protein MRRRPGIAGLQNAAATRDQFRLVGENVAKVRTDVMKEQLATFRTQLKEFARKHKNDIRKNPLFRQQFHEMCAKVGVDPLASNKGAWAELLGIGDFYYELGVQIVDICIATRATNGGLIDLLDLRKLLCQKRKADLGSLTSDDCLRAISKLKVLGSGFEVISVGKKKLVRSVPTELNKDHNGILELAQAEGFVTVEQVERKFSWSTGRAIDVLETLLKEGLAMIDDGHRDGKRRYWFPCVTLSSDSTGADAKS; encoded by the exons ATGAGGAGGCGACCGGGAATCGCGGGCTTGCAGAACGCAGCGGCTACTCGT GACCAATTCCGGCTGGTTGGGGAAAATGTGGCCAAGGTCAGGACCGATGTCATGAAGGAGCAGCTTGCGACGTTTCGGACACAGCTCAAAGAATTTGCACGCAAGCATAAG AATGATATCCGTAAAAATCCACTATTTAGACAACAGTTCCATGAGATGTGTGCAAAAGTTGGAGTAGACCCGCTGGCTTCGAATAAAGGAGCTTGGGCAGAGCTTCTAGGGATTGGTGACTTCTACTATGAATTGG GAGTTCAGATTGTTGACATATGCATAGCAACCAGAGCGACCAACGGTGGCTTGATTGACTTGCTAGATCTCCGTAAACTCCTCTGTCAGAAGAGGAAAGCTGATCTTGGATCGTTAACATCAGATGATTGTTTGCGTGCGATAAGTAAGCTGAAG GTCCTTGGTAGTGGTTTTGAAGTAATTTCTGTTGGGAAGAAAAAGCTTGTGCGTTCTGTTCCTACAGAACTGAATAAAGATCACAATGGGATACTTGAGCTAGCTCAG GCTGAAGGTTTTGTCACCGTAGAGCAAGTCGAGAGAAAGTTCTCGTGGTCAACTGGCCGTGCCATTGACGTCCTTGAAACTTTGCTCAAG GAAGGGCTTGCGATGATCGACGATGGGCACAGGGATGGCAAGCGCAGATACTGGTTCCCGTGCGTCACTCTCAGCTCTGACTCTACTGGTGCGGATGCCAAGTCATGA
- the LOC127785308 gene encoding probable 6-phosphogluconolactonase 4, chloroplastic, whose protein sequence is MSVSAAVAAASTSRTLVLARRRSPPASRVAATSRGRPFSSGPHPLAVSPATRAPAMATDGAAAAAAAGTKKKEVLIFDAEEDLAVSLAKYTAELSAKLAAERGAFTVVLSGGSLIKNIRKLAEPPYLDSVDWSKWHVFWVDERVVPKDHEDSNYKLALDGFLSKVPIPTGQVYAINDALSAEGAADDYETCLKQLVKNGVIAMSQSTGFPRFDVMLLGMGPDGHIASLFPGHPLVNENKKWVTYIKDSPKPPPERITFTFPVINSSAYVAMVVTGAGKAGAVQKALSDKQTSSDLLPVEMAVLQDGEFTWFTDKPAVSMLQNK, encoded by the exons AtgtccgtctccgccgccgtcgccgccgcctccacctcccgtACCCTcgtcctcgcccgccgccgctcgccgccggcgtctagGGTCGCGGCGACAAGCCGCGGGCGTCCGTTCTCCTCCGGCCCCCATCCCCTCGCCGTCTCTCCCGCCACCCGCGCCCCCGCCATGGccaccgacggcgccgccgccgccgccgcggcagggACGAAGAAGAAGGAGGTGCTCATCTTCGACGCCGAGGAGGACCTCGCGGTGTCCCTGGCGAAGTACACGGCGGAGCTGTCCGCGAAGCTCGCCGCCGAGAGGGGCGCCTTCACCGTCGTGCTCTCCGGCGGATCCCTCATCAAGAACATCAG GAAGCTCGCGGAGCCACCGTACCTGGATTCGGTGGATTGGAGCAAGTGGCATGTGTTCTGGGTGGACGAGAGGGTGGTGCCCAAGGACCATGAGGATAGCAACTACAAGCTCGCCTTGGATGGGTTTCTCTCCAAG GTCCCAATTCCTACTGGCCAAGTTTATGCTATAAATGATGCCTTGTCAGCTGAGGGAGCAGCGGATGACTATGAAACTTGCTTGAAGCAACTTGTCAAGAATGGTGTGATTGCAATGTCGCAATCGACTGGTTTTCCTAGGTTTGATGTCATGCTCCTGGGAATGGGCCCTGATGGCCATATTGCATCTCTTTTCCCAGGCCACCCTCTTGTTAATGAAAACAAGAAGTGGGTCACCTACATCAAGGATTCTCCAAAGCCACCACCTGAGAGAATTACGTTTACATTTCCTGTGATCAACTCATCTGCGTATGTCGCAATGGTGGTCACTGGAGCTGGGAAAGCTGGTGCAGTGCAGAAAGCACTTTCAGATAAGCAGACTTCGTCTGATTTGCTGCCTGTAGAAATGGCTGTACTTCAAGATGGGGAATTCACTTGGTTCACTGACAAGCCAGCAGTGTCAATGTTACAGAACAAATGA
- the LOC127784931 gene encoding protein TILLER ANGLE CONTROL 1 isoform X1, whose amino-acid sequence MQHLALLRPLIHPSPLPAASPLAARCRGGRGRGRGRGVRWRCATGGGAGGGEVEEGEGEGKREAAAWLSSAVGEKVDELLLREENRALVEGVEAAERRGERARAALADIERQEAAARLASEEVRRLERRRDEVFNWLNRKKHSNVEYCTINENKAMEEKEDSLRASVTEQDTEALLLRDVLINGILAIGTLGHNVNSLCPESCIEQDEPIIMCDEKVEQEKCEEEKAEAKQDTPVTAPSEPASALEPAKMHSSSMKEDNFMCFVKEEILMHGMEVEDVPNIQERPLLMLEKVEKVRTTLADLFAAEAFSSSDAEDKCYPKIVIVAGASTSKPTSCMEKMHHKKPTKPTSKPLKATRKLSRVMRKMLGKKIHPEQLNGRSNAEGPVTA is encoded by the exons ATGCAACACCTCGCCCTCCTCCGTCCGCTCATCCATCCCTCTCCCCTTCCGGCCGCGAGTCCCCTCGCTGCGCGatgccgcggcggccggggccgaggccgaggccgaggcgtcCGCTGGAGATGCGCGACGgggggaggcgcgggcggcggcgaggttgaggagggggagggggaggggaagcgggaggcggcggcgtggctgagctcggcggtgggggagaaggTGGACGAGCTGCTGCTGCGCGAGGAGAACCGCGCGCTGGTGGAAGGGGTCGAGGCCGCCGAGCGGCGGGGGGAGCGGGcgcgcgccgcgctcgccgacaTCGAGCGCcaggaggccgccgcccgcctcgccagCGAGGAGGTCCGCCGCCTAGAGAGGCGCCGCGACGAG GTGTTCAATTGGCTGAATCGGAAGAAGCATTCTAATGTCGAGTATTGCACCATCAATGAGAACAAGG CCATGGAAGAGAAGGAAGACTCTCTGCGTGCAAGTGTGACTGAGCAAGACACTGAGGCCCTGCTGCTCCGTGATGTGCTTATTAATGGTATACTTGCAATTGGCACGCTGGGCCACAATGTAAACTCACTCTGTCCTGAGTCCTGTATTGAACAAGATGAGCCCATCATCATGTGTGATGAGAAAGTGGAACAAGAGAAGTGCGAAGAAGAAAAGGCTGAGGCTAAACAGGACACACCAGTTACAGCACCAAGTGAACCGGCATCTGCTCTTGAGCCTGCCAAGATGCACTCATCATCGATGAAAGAAGACAACTTCATGTGCTTTGTGAAGGAGGAAATCCTAATGCATGGCATGGAAGTGGAAGATGTTCCTAACATCCAGGAACGACCACTTCTGATGTTAGAGAAGGTGGAGAAAGTGAGAACTACACTTGCCGATCTATTTGCTGCAGAAGCATTCTCATCAAGTGATGCAGAGGATAAGTGTTACCCGAAAATCGTCATTGTTGCTGGGGCATCCACTTCAAAGCCTACGTCGTGCATGGAGAAGATGCATCACAAGAAGCCAACAAAACCAACGTCAAAGCCGCTGAAGGCTACGAGAAAATTAAGTCGA GTCATGAGGAAGATGTTGGGGAAGAAGATCCACCCAGAGCAGCTCAATGGACGTAGCAATGCAGAGGGCCCTGTCACTGCATAA
- the LOC127784931 gene encoding uncharacterized protein LOC127784931 isoform X2 has protein sequence MQHLALLRPLIHPSPLPAASPLAARCRGGRGRGRGRGVRWRCATGGGAGGGEVEEGEGEGKREAAAWLSSAVGEKVDELLLREENRALVEGVEAAERRGERARAALADIERQEAAARLASEEVRRLERRRDEITESQRELLQAREMIDEAQRSLSSSLQDQSFGDVPSGDIDEDSERLESVKAAAVSSVVGVLASLPISFYEAHDFPQLFVQLSVIFISCALFGVTFRYAIRRDLDNVQLKTGAAAAFAFVRGLAMVESGRPFELSTDALISLALDGAVSVVENILTFLPAAIALDYCFKMRFLSPFPTRKQ, from the exons ATGCAACACCTCGCCCTCCTCCGTCCGCTCATCCATCCCTCTCCCCTTCCGGCCGCGAGTCCCCTCGCTGCGCGatgccgcggcggccggggccgaggccgaggccgaggcgtcCGCTGGAGATGCGCGACGgggggaggcgcgggcggcggcgaggttgaggagggggagggggaggggaagcgggaggcggcggcgtggctgagctcggcggtgggggagaaggTGGACGAGCTGCTGCTGCGCGAGGAGAACCGCGCGCTGGTGGAAGGGGTCGAGGCCGCCGAGCGGCGGGGGGAGCGGGcgcgcgccgcgctcgccgacaTCGAGCGCcaggaggccgccgcccgcctcgccagCGAGGAGGTCCGCCGCCTAGAGAGGCGCCGCGACGAG atcaCAGAGTCCCAACGTGAATTGCTACAAGCAAGAGAAATGATTGATGAAGCACAACGTTCCTTGTCTTCTAGTCTTCAGGATCAAAGCTTTGGAGATGTACCAAGTGGAGATATTGATGAAGATAGTGAAAGACTGGAATCTGTAAAAGCTGCAGCAGTTTCCTCTGTAGTTGGTGTTCTAGCTAGTTTACCCATATCTTTTTATGAAGCCCATGATTTTCCACAATTATTTGTTCAGTTGTCAGTTATTTTCATAAGTTGTGCTTTGTTTGGAGTAACATTCCGGTATGCCATTAGGAGAGATCTGGACAATGTCCAACTAAAAACAGGGGCTGCTGCTGCATTTGCTTTTGTAAGAG GCCTTGCTATGGTGGAATCTGGGAGGCCCTTTGAGCTGAGCACTGATGCCTTAATATCACTTGCCCTTGATGGTGCAGTTAGTGTGGTTGAGAACATTTTGACATTTCTACCTGCTGCAATTGCACTGGACTATTGTTTTAAGATGAGATTTTTGAGTCCATTTCCTACAAGAAAACAGTAG
- the LOC127784036 gene encoding rhodanese-like domain-containing protein 14, chloroplastic codes for MTTMLAASSVVNSNLPCSSRISSCSDFTSGYSWRPIEAAKLCRTRAVRSLQITCTATKPAKSPAEEEWKIKRQVLVEKRVRSVDVKEALRLQKENNFAILDVRPVADFKEAHPPGAVNVQIYRLIKEWTAWDIARRAAFAFFGIFSGTEENPEFIQSVDEKLGKDAKIIVACSTGGTLKPTQNFPDGKQSRSLIAAYLLVLNGYKNVFHLDGGLYTWFKEGLPAVEGEE; via the exons ATGACCACAATGCTTGCAGCTAGCTCTGTAGTGAACAGCAACCTTCCTTGCTCATCAAGGATATCCTCCTGCTCAGACTTCACATCTGGCTACTCCTGGCGTCCTATAGAGGCTGCAAAACTCTGCCGGACACGAGCTGTGCGCTCGCTGCAGATAACCTGTACTGCCACAAAGCCTGCAAAGTCACCAG CTGAAGAAGAATGGAAGATCAAGAGGCAAGTGCTAGTAGAAAAGCGG GTCCGTAGTGTTGATGTGAAGGAAGCACTGCGTCTTCAGAAGGAaaacaattttgcaattcttGATGTCAGGCCAGTAGCGGACTTTAAAGAG GCTCATCCACCTGGTGCCGTTAATGTGcaaatatatagattgataaaGGAATGGACAGCATGGGATATTGCAAGACGGGCAGCATTTGCATTCTTTGGCATATTTTCTGGAACAGAAGAGAATCCTGAGTTCATACAAA GTGTTGATGAGAAACTTGGTAAAGATGCAAAGATTATTGTGGCATGTTCGACAGGAGGAACATTGAAACCAACACAGAACTTTCCTGATGGGAAGCAATCGAG GTCCCTGATAGCAGCTTACTTGTTGGTCCTGAATGGTTACAAGAATGTGTTCCATCTGGATGGAGGACTCTACACATGGTTCAAGGAAGGCCTACCGGCTGTTGAAGGAGAAGAATAA
- the LOC127784038 gene encoding uncharacterized protein LOC127784038 isoform X1, with product MPFIFVASPFPIFLASSPCLGWGPRHPLQQLPCCVMGSRAHSLKNQPRLEWEVGLSICDGKQAQRYQVLFAIEEMAGASTQTIINNIRFWDCASVSSKQGLVISFAAWWATLFLNVCLLNEVTESYIKELAARSRKVQHGRQANTLEL from the exons ATGCCGTTCATCTTCGTCGCGTCCCCATTCCCCATCTTCCTCGCATCCTCTCCCTGTCTTGGGTGGGGACCCCGCCACCCATTGCAGCAGTTGCCCTGTTGTGTGATGGGCTCCAGGGCACACTCACTCAAGAACCAGCCAAGGCTCGAGTGGGAGGTAGGTTTATCGATCTGTGATGGGAAACAAGCTCAGAGATATCAGGTTTTGTTCGCCATTGAGGAG ATGGCTGGGGCTTCCACTCAAACAATCATCAACAATATCCGGTTCTGGGATTGTGCATCGGTCTCATCCAAACAAGGTTTGGTGATTTCTTTTGCTGCCTGGTGGGCTACTCTGTTTCTTAATGTCTGCTTGCTGAATGAAGTTACAGAAAG TTACATCAAAGAGCTGGCTGCTAGGAGCCGCAAGGTGCAGCATGGTAGGCAGGCTAACACTTTGGAGCTGTGA
- the LOC127784038 gene encoding uncharacterized protein LOC127784038 isoform X2 — MPFIFVASPFPIFLASSPCLGWGPRHPLQQLPCCVMGSRAHSLKNQPRLEWEVGLSICDGKQAQRYQMAGASTQTIINNIRFWDCASVSSKQGLVISFAAWWATLFLNVCLLNEVTESYIKELAARSRKVQHGRQANTLEL, encoded by the exons ATGCCGTTCATCTTCGTCGCGTCCCCATTCCCCATCTTCCTCGCATCCTCTCCCTGTCTTGGGTGGGGACCCCGCCACCCATTGCAGCAGTTGCCCTGTTGTGTGATGGGCTCCAGGGCACACTCACTCAAGAACCAGCCAAGGCTCGAGTGGGAGGTAGGTTTATCGATCTGTGATGGGAAACAAGCTCAGAGATATCAG ATGGCTGGGGCTTCCACTCAAACAATCATCAACAATATCCGGTTCTGGGATTGTGCATCGGTCTCATCCAAACAAGGTTTGGTGATTTCTTTTGCTGCCTGGTGGGCTACTCTGTTTCTTAATGTCTGCTTGCTGAATGAAGTTACAGAAAG TTACATCAAAGAGCTGGCTGCTAGGAGCCGCAAGGTGCAGCATGGTAGGCAGGCTAACACTTTGGAGCTGTGA
- the LOC127784038 gene encoding uncharacterized protein LOC127784038 isoform X4, giving the protein MPFIFVASPFPIFLASSPCLGWGPRHPLQQLPCCVMGSRAHSLKNQPRLEWEMAGASTQTIINNIRFWDCASVSSKQGLVISFAAWWATLFLNVCLLNEVTESYIKELAARSRKVQHGRQANTLEL; this is encoded by the exons ATGCCGTTCATCTTCGTCGCGTCCCCATTCCCCATCTTCCTCGCATCCTCTCCCTGTCTTGGGTGGGGACCCCGCCACCCATTGCAGCAGTTGCCCTGTTGTGTGATGGGCTCCAGGGCACACTCACTCAAGAACCAGCCAAGGCTCGAGTGGGAG ATGGCTGGGGCTTCCACTCAAACAATCATCAACAATATCCGGTTCTGGGATTGTGCATCGGTCTCATCCAAACAAGGTTTGGTGATTTCTTTTGCTGCCTGGTGGGCTACTCTGTTTCTTAATGTCTGCTTGCTGAATGAAGTTACAGAAAG TTACATCAAAGAGCTGGCTGCTAGGAGCCGCAAGGTGCAGCATGGTAGGCAGGCTAACACTTTGGAGCTGTGA
- the LOC127784931 gene encoding protein TILLER ANGLE CONTROL 1 isoform X3 → MALKVFNWLNRKKHSNVEYCTINENKAMEEKEDSLRASVTEQDTEALLLRDVLINGILAIGTLGHNVNSLCPESCIEQDEPIIMCDEKVEQEKCEEEKAEAKQDTPVTAPSEPASALEPAKMHSSSMKEDNFMCFVKEEILMHGMEVEDVPNIQERPLLMLEKVEKVRTTLADLFAAEAFSSSDAEDKCYPKIVIVAGASTSKPTSCMEKMHHKKPTKPTSKPLKATRKLSRVMRKMLGKKIHPEQLNGRSNAEGPVTA, encoded by the exons ATGGCTCTAAAG GTGTTCAATTGGCTGAATCGGAAGAAGCATTCTAATGTCGAGTATTGCACCATCAATGAGAACAAGG CCATGGAAGAGAAGGAAGACTCTCTGCGTGCAAGTGTGACTGAGCAAGACACTGAGGCCCTGCTGCTCCGTGATGTGCTTATTAATGGTATACTTGCAATTGGCACGCTGGGCCACAATGTAAACTCACTCTGTCCTGAGTCCTGTATTGAACAAGATGAGCCCATCATCATGTGTGATGAGAAAGTGGAACAAGAGAAGTGCGAAGAAGAAAAGGCTGAGGCTAAACAGGACACACCAGTTACAGCACCAAGTGAACCGGCATCTGCTCTTGAGCCTGCCAAGATGCACTCATCATCGATGAAAGAAGACAACTTCATGTGCTTTGTGAAGGAGGAAATCCTAATGCATGGCATGGAAGTGGAAGATGTTCCTAACATCCAGGAACGACCACTTCTGATGTTAGAGAAGGTGGAGAAAGTGAGAACTACACTTGCCGATCTATTTGCTGCAGAAGCATTCTCATCAAGTGATGCAGAGGATAAGTGTTACCCGAAAATCGTCATTGTTGCTGGGGCATCCACTTCAAAGCCTACGTCGTGCATGGAGAAGATGCATCACAAGAAGCCAACAAAACCAACGTCAAAGCCGCTGAAGGCTACGAGAAAATTAAGTCGA GTCATGAGGAAGATGTTGGGGAAGAAGATCCACCCAGAGCAGCTCAATGGACGTAGCAATGCAGAGGGCCCTGTCACTGCATAA
- the LOC127784038 gene encoding uncharacterized protein LOC127784038 isoform X3, producing the protein MPFIFVASPFPIFLASSPCLGWGPRHPLQQLPCCVMGSRAHSLKNQPRLEWEVGLSICDGKQAQRYQVLFAIEEMAGASTQTIINNIRFWDCASVSSKQGLVISFAAWWATLFLNVCLLNEVTERNQVMT; encoded by the exons ATGCCGTTCATCTTCGTCGCGTCCCCATTCCCCATCTTCCTCGCATCCTCTCCCTGTCTTGGGTGGGGACCCCGCCACCCATTGCAGCAGTTGCCCTGTTGTGTGATGGGCTCCAGGGCACACTCACTCAAGAACCAGCCAAGGCTCGAGTGGGAGGTAGGTTTATCGATCTGTGATGGGAAACAAGCTCAGAGATATCAGGTTTTGTTCGCCATTGAGGAG ATGGCTGGGGCTTCCACTCAAACAATCATCAACAATATCCGGTTCTGGGATTGTGCATCGGTCTCATCCAAACAAGGTTTGGTGATTTCTTTTGCTGCCTGGTGGGCTACTCTGTTTCTTAATGTCTGCTTGCTGAATGAAGTTACAGAAAG AAATCAAGTGATGACATAA
- the LOC127784932 gene encoding uncharacterized protein LOC127784932: MATAEAKRRRHHSPPASTAAGGDSSTPTSAAPADSSSPSLDLIPDIARRLTSLEDFFSLRASCRAYRALLPASRRLLASQSPLLLVSLYPSFAEALFHPRLRRLHRFRLPWGHHLPPSRYTLLYAHGFLVTATTAANNYPPRLLLLRLFTGEQLRLPRVFAPFSRVILTADLLVVIFLPGRATVQHCRPGDALWRVASAPAPHVFDDLISVNGTLYALVGLRLATLQLSESSLELSFLGGEHDDANRPEGDRFMLGECGGEVLLISVEHEERVVYRVFRWASEKRKWEMITNLGGRSLFLGLDGFAACVDQDHPGVRGDCLYAAGRRLGEWHEYSLADGTCDVCNADYPGAPPLNNSSLIRPSVWIFPSLC, encoded by the coding sequence ATGGCCACCGCAGAGGCGAAGCGCCGGCGCCACCACTCAccgccggcctccaccgccgccggcggcgattCCTCCACCCCTACCTCGGCGGCGCCCGCCGACTCGTCGTCCCCGTCGCTGGATCTCATCCCCGACATAGCCCGCCGCCTGACGTCCCTGGAGGATTTCTTCTCCCTGCGCGCCTCCTGCCGCGCCTACCGCGCGCTCCTCccggcgtcgcgccgcctcctcgcctcgcagtccccgctcctcctcgtctccctcTACCCCTCCTTCGCCGAGGCGCTCTTccacccgcgcctccgccgcctccaccgcttcCGCCTCCCATGGGGGCACCACCTGCCCCCCTCGCGCTACACCCTCCTCTACGCCCACGGCTTCCtcgtcaccgccaccaccgccgccaacaACTACCCGCCaaggctcctcctcctccgcctcttcaCCGGCGAGCAGCTCCGCCTCCCCAGGGTCTTCGCGCCCTTCTCCCGCGTCATCCTCACCGCGgacctcctcgtcgtcatcttcTTGCCCGGCCGGGCCACCGTCCAGCACTGCCGCCCCGGGGACGCGCTCTGGCGCGTTGCCTCCGCCCCTGCACCCCACGTGTTCGACGATTTGATCTCTGTCAATGGCACCCTCTACGCGCTGGTTGGCCTCCGTCTTGCCACGCTCCAGCTGTCGGAAAGTTCGCTGGAGCTGTCATTTCTGGGAGGAGAGCATGATGACGCGAACAGGCCGGAGGGGGATCGGTTCATGCTCGGGGAGTGTGGAGGCGAGGTGTTGCTCATCAGCGTGGAGCATGAGGAGAGGGTTGTGTACCGCGTGTTCCGTTGGGCATCTGAGAAAAGGAAGTGGGAGATGATCACCAACTTGGGCGGGCGGTCGCTGTTTCTTGGCTTGGATGGATTCGCAGCTTGCGTTGATCAAGATCATCCAGGGGTTCGAGGGGATTGCTTATATGCAGCTGGGCGACGCTTGGGTGAGTGGCATGAGTATTCCTTGGCTGATGGAACCTGTGATGTCTGCAATGCTGACTATCCAGGCGCGCCACCCCTGAACAACAGTTCACTGATCAGACCATCAGTTTGGATCTTCCCCAGCTTGTGTTGA
- the LOC127784035 gene encoding uncharacterized protein LOC127784035, whose amino-acid sequence MAASASATASLSHLLLARKPDPAPLPSRRAPALLPLPRRRGQRPISAAAAASDLLSAAPSLKSRLAAGETLYGLFLLSFSPTLAELAALAGYDYVVVDMEHGPGGVPEALACLRALDATRTPAVIRLPEAGPIWAKKALDLGPAGLMVPAVESPAAAAAAVSHCRYPPRGVRGAAHPIVRASAYGLDDSYLSRCEDETLIICQVETAAGIAEVDAIAAVDGVDVVQMGPLDLSASMGYLWDPGNRKVRARLREAEKKVLDARKKNVTASDGNVAYLGGFAMPNDPAEQLKLRGYHMVSGAVDIGMFRKAALEDVKRFKEAVMEIGEEEGEEDDEKKDKEDDGYWSE is encoded by the coding sequence atggccgcctccgcctccgccaccgcctccctctcccacctTCTCCTCGCGCGCAAGCCAGACCccgcgcctctcccctcccgccgcgccCCCGCCCTGCTCCCcttgccgcggcggcgcgggcagcggcccatctccgccgccgccgccgcctccgacctcCTCTCCGCCGCACCCTCCCTCAAGtcccggctcgccgccggggagACCCTGTACgggctcttcctcctctccttctcccccacgctcgccgagctcgccgccctcgccggctaCGACTACGTCGTCGTCGACATGGAGCACGGCCCCGGCGGCGTTCCCGAGGCGCTGGCCTGCCTCCGCGCCCTCGACGCCACCCGCACCCCAGCCGTCATCCGCCTCCCCGAGGCTGGCCCCATCTGGGCCAAGAAGGCCCTCGACCTCGGCCCCGCGGGCCTCATGGTCCCCGCCGTCgagtcccccgccgccgcggccgccgccgtgtcgcacTGCCGCTACCCGCCCCGAGGCGTTCGCGGCGCCGCCCACCCCATCGTCCGCGCCTCCGCGTACGGCCTCGACGACTCCTACCTCTCCCGCTGCGAGGACGAGACGCTAATCATCTGCCAGGTCGAGACCGCCGCTGGCATTGCGGAGGTCGACGCCAttgccgccgtcgacggcgtcgacgtcgtccaGATGGGACCGCTCGACTTGTCAGCCAGCATGGGGTACCTGTGGGACCCAGGGAACAGGAAGGTGCGAGCCAGGCTGAGGGAGGCCGAGAAGAAGGTGTTGGATGCCAGGAAGAAGAATGTGACAGCTTCAGATGGCAATGTCGCATATCTAGGCGGATTCGCCATGCCGAACGACCCGGCAGAGCAGCTCAAGCtgaggggttaccacatggtgTCTGGTGCAGTGGACATTGGGATGTTCCGGAAGGCGGCGTTGGAGGATGTCAAGCGGTTCAAGGAGGCAGTGATGGAAatcggcgaggaggaaggcgaggaggacgatgaaaagaaggacaaggaAGACGACGGGTACTGGAGTGAGTGA